In the genome of Ureibacillus sp. FSL W7-1570, the window GCACGACATCAATCACTCTGGCTCCGACGAATACAGCCACCAGCGTATACATCATCGTAATGGAACTTAAAAAAGTGAGCCATGAGGCGATAAGTACAAATGTATCGAACAGGAACATCGTTTTTCCCATGCTCCAGCCAACATATTTGTGGGCAAGACGGGCAATGATATCGACTCCTCCGGTAGTACCGCCACATCGGAAAATGATTCCCAAACCGACGCCGACGAATACCCCCGCAAATAATGAAGCAAGCAATAAATCATTCTTCAAATCCAGCGGAAACTGGTATGCTTGAAATATTTTCAAGAATACCGATACGCTCAAAATCCCTAAAATTGAGTAGAAAAACTCTTTACGTCCAAGCAATTTCCAACCTAAAATAAATATTGGAATATTCAATACAATATTTGTAATGGCTGGATCTAAGTTGAATGTAAAGTATAAAATTAAGGAAATTCCACTAAATCCGCCTTCTCCCAACTTGTTGAGCATATTGAAATGAACAAATCCGAAACTGTATATCGCTGTTCCGATAATAATTCCAATGATTTGCTGTATTTTTATATCCTTCAAAATACGACCTCCTTATTCCAAGGACAATTAGGCTAGATTGCATGTTTTATTATGTTTTATTTTTCTGCTTTTGACAACTCCTTCCCTTTTCATTACGATGGTTAAAAGGGAATTTTGAACCAAAGTTTGATAAATGGTAAAGATTTTGCCCAATTTGTCGAACGGGTTGGTTGCATTTTAATTAGTATGATTTCCAATTGAAATACAATGTACATTCATATGAGAAAATGGAATAAACATGGATGAAACGAAAGGACGAATCACAATGACAATAAGAGTAGCAATTGCAGGATGCAGAGGAAAAATGGGAAAAGAAGCCGTTAAAACCGTTGTAGGTCAAGAGGGAATAGAGCTGGTGGCGGCGCTTGACTACAAACATGTCGGGGAAAGCCTCGCGGAACTTGAGATGTTTCCAGCTGATTTAGATGTTCCGATTTATTTGGACTTATCCCAATTAATAGAAGAAACAAAACCGGATGTATTAATTGACTTAACAAGTCCTCATGCTGTATATGATCATGTCAAGGTTTCCCTTTTGCACCAGGTTCGCCCGGTTGTCGGAACCACAGGCTTTACGGATGAACAATTGGAAGAATTGACGCAGCTTGCACAAGAGCAAAAAACGGGTTGCATCATCGCACCGAATTTTGCCATTGGTGCGGTGTTAATGATGAAATTTGCAAAAGAGGCTGCAAAATATTTGCCAAATGTGGAAATCATTGAATTGCATCATGACCGCAAACTGGATGCCCCATCCGGTACGGCAAAGAAAACGGCACAAATGATTGCGGAAGTCCGGGAAGAACGGAAACAGGGACATCCATTGGAAGAAGAAACAATGGCTGGTGCGAGAGGAGCGGATTTTGAAGGGATGCGCATCCACTCCGTCCGTCTTCCGGGATTGGTGGCCCACCAAGAAGTCATTTTTGGCGGAAACGGACAATTGTTGACGATTCGCCATGACTCCTTCAACCGGGAATCATTTATGGATGGCATTGTCTACTGTGTCAAAAAAGTAATGGAACTGGAACAATTGGTTTATGGTATGGAAAATATTCTATAAAAAGAATGGATGAATGCTTATGAAAATGAAAATCGCATTAATTGCCCACGATAGCAAAAAAGATAGTCTTGTTGAGTTTGCCATTGCATATAAAGAAATATTGCAGCAACATGATTTGTATGCAACAGGAACGACAGGCCGCCGCATTATTGAAGAGGCAGGGCTTTCCGTTACTTGTTTTCGTTCCGGCCCTTTAGGCGGCGACCAACAGATGGGAGCAATGATTGCCAACAACGATATGGATATGGTGTTTTTCTTCCGCGATCCATTGACAGCGCAGCCTCATGAGCCTGATTGTACAGCGCTTATCCGTTTGTGCGATGTTTACAATATCCCGCTTGCAACCAATATGGGAACGGCGGAAATTTTGTTGAAAGGCTTGCAGGAAGGATTCGTGGATTGGCGATTGATTCAGGAAAGAAAGTCGAATTAATGGACCATTGCATCCGTCTAGGATAAAATTGGTTGGAACTTATGCTGTTTAGTCTTTTCGTAATGTTGGTATAAATGATTGAACATTCTAAATTGAAAGGGCGTGTGTCGGTGAGAAAATTAAAGATTGGTATTACGTGTTACCCAACGGTGGGCGGTTCAGGAGTGTTGGCGACGGAATTGGGGAAAAAGCTCGCGGAACGCGGACATGAAATCCATTTCATTACATCCAGTGTGCCTTTTCGATTAAAAAAAATTTATCCGAATGTCTTTTTCCATGAAGTCGAGGTGAACAACTACTCCGTATTCCAATACCCGCCATATGATATTGCGTTGGCAAGCAAAATGGCCGATGTGATTTTGGATCAAAATTTGGATGTATTGCACGTTCATTACGCCATTCCACATGCGGTGTGCGCAGTGCTTGCCCGTGATATGTGCGGGGAAAACATTGGAATTGTGACTACTTTGCATGGAACGGACATTTCGGTTTTAGGGCAAGATTCAACACTCGCGCAAGCCATCAAGTATGGCATTGAAAAATCCGACATAGTGACAGCAGTATCCAACGCATTAAAAGAACAAACATATGAAATTATCAAACCGAATAAAGAAATCGAAACAATCTATAATTTTGTCGATGAATCCGTCTTTAAACCATTGGAAGAAGCTCCATTATTGAAAAAACAATACGGAATTGGGGAAGATGAAAAAGTCATTATCCATTGCTCCAATTTCCGAAGAATAAAAAATCTGCCGGACGTCGTTGAAACATTCATTCGGATCCGCAGTCAAATTCCGGCCAAATTGCTTCTTGTCGGCGACGGGCCTGAACAGCACCGGGTGATGGTTCAAGCGAAAGAATCACCATACAAAGACGATATCTTATTCTTAGGAAAACAGGAAAATGTGGAAGAACTATTCTCTATCAGTGATTTAAAACTATTAATGTCTGAGAAAGAATCCTTTGGTTTGGTGCTGCTTGAGGCAATGGCATGCGGCGTGCCGGGCATTGGAACAAACGTCGGCGGCATTCCGGAAGTGATTGAACACGGCGTCAATGGTTATATTGTCGAATTGGGCGATGTTCAACAGGCCGCAGAATATGCCATCGAATTATTGTCGGATGAAAATAAACACGCTGATTTCAAGAAAAACGCCATTCATACGGTGCAAACGAAGTTTAGTGCCGAACCGATTATCGATCATTATGAAGAATTATATTATCGATTGGCGGCATTGAAAGTATGAAGCAATCAAACGATTGGGAAGTGGCATTACGCGTAATTGATAAAATTGAAAAGGCCGGTTATGAAGCGGTCATTGTTGGAGGAGCGGTAAGGGATCATTTGCTCGCACGGAAAATCCATGACGTGGATGTTGCAACAAATGCCCTTCCAATGGAAATCAAAAACATTTTTCGAAACACCGTTGATGTGGGTATCCAGCACGGAACGGTCATTGTATTGGATGAAGGCAGTCCCATAGAAGTGACCACATACCGCACCGACGGAACCTATACCGATTTCCGCAGACCGGAAGAAGTGACATTTGTGAGGGACTTGCCAAAAGATCTGGAGCGGCGAGATTTCACCATCAATGCGATGGCATATACAAAAGACGGCGAAATTATCGATCTATTCGGCGGAAAAGAAGATTTAAATAATGGTATCATTCGAGCTGTAGGTGATGCCAATTCAAGATTCCGGGAAGATGCCTTGAGAATGTTGCGGGCTGTACGTTTTGCGGCACAACTCGGTTTCTCCATCGAGGAATCGACAATGAACGCCATCCAAAAAGATAGCGATTTAATTGAATTTATTGCCAAAGAAAGAATTCACATGGAACTATCGAAAATGTGGGTGGCGGAATATGTCTATTTAGGAATCAAGGCGCTTGTTGAAAGCAATTTGGCGCTTTATTTGCCGGGCAATTTTGCGGAACATTTGGAGGCATGGAAACCGTTTCAGGCAAAAGAACCTGAAGTGGGATGGGCATATCTTTGCCTATTAAACCGTAAAGAAATGGAAGATATTATCGAATTTTACAGATACTCAAACAAGGAAAAAAGCTTTGCGAAAAAAGTGATTCACGCCTATGACCGGTTTCTGAACAGATGGGACGAATATGATTATTTTTCAAATGACTTGACCATTCTGGAAACTGCTTATGATTTTGCCGTTTGGCAAGGCAAGGACGTTCCTTTTTCCAAGGATCATATTGCCAAAGTGAAAAAGCTTTTGCCGATTCAAACAATGGACGATTTTGCATTGAACGGCCATCTCCTCATCCAATGGTCCGGGAAAAGGGGAGGACCTTGGGTAAAAGAAGCACTGGACAAAGCGCTGTATGCAGTTTTAACAGGGCAAGTAAAAAATGATGAAAAACAATTAAAGGAATGGTTCCACAATGAATTTATCCATGAAAGATAAAATATTGCAACGCTTTCTTTCAGCAAAAGGCGAGCCAATTTCAGGACAACAGCTTGCGGATGAATTGGGGATATCCCGCACTGCCATATGGAAACATTTGCAAACCCTTCAAGAAGAGGGATATGAGTTTGTGACCATCAAGAAAAAGGGGTATCGGTTGGTTGAAGTGCCAGATCGGGTGGATGCGGCAAAAATTTCTTCTTTTTTAAATACGAAACGTTTTGGCCATGCGATTCATTACTTTGAAGAAATCGACTCGACCCAATCGGTTGCCCAGCAGTTGGCAAGACAAGGTGCGGAAGACGGCACCGTGATCATCGCCGAAGAACAAACGGGCGGCAAGGGAAGAATGCAACGAACTTGGCATTCGGCAAAAGGGAAGGGCATTTGGATGACAATCATTGTCCGTCCAAATATTCCTCCCCACCAAGCCCCCCAGCTCACACTTGTTGCAGCTGTAAGTGTCGTATTGGCAATGAAGTCTCTATATAAAAACTTTATACCGGTAATCAAATGGCCGAATGATATTTTAATCAACGGGAAAAAATGTGCCGGCATATTGACGGAGATGCTTGCGGAAATGGACCGGGTGGAAGGTTTGCTCATCGGAATAGGGATCAACACAAATCATGAACTGGACGATTTCCCTGAAGACATCCAATCCATTGCCACATCGATCGCCATTGAAGAAAAACAAAAAGTGGATCGGGCACAACTGGTAGCGGAGATTTTAAAGAATTTGGAGTATTATACAGATGAATATGTGGCCCATGGATTCAAGTCGATCAAAAAATTGTGGGAAGAACATTCAGGCACAATCGGCAAACGGATCAAAGCCACAACCATCCGGGAGATCATCGAAGGACAAGCGGTCGGCATCACCGATGAAGGGGTGCTGGAAATTCTTTTGGATGACGGCCAAGTGAAAAAGGTCTACTCTGCGGATATTGAAATTCAAAATGAATAAGTGTTTCGAACAACTTCCTTCTTTTCCAAAGGTTCAACGCTTTACAAACCTGTCAATTTTCTGTATCTTTTTATTAAGTTGCTTACATCAACGGACAGTATCTTTTTGAACTGTACCAAAAGCAACTATAAAATTAAGGAATCTGCCTTGATCGATTATGACAGGGACGGAAGAAAACAAGTTCGAAACATGCGAACATACACCATCCTTCTGTCCATTTTTGGAAGAAGGATATTTTTTGTTTTCTTCCTCTGAATTTTCAAAGGAGGAAACTTCGTGAAAACAACAAGCGATTTTTTAACAATGAAGGCGAATGGTGAAAAAATTGTCATGATCACTGCTTACGACTGCCCTTCTGCCAAATACGCGGAAGAAGCGGGAGTCGATATGATCCTTGTCGGTGACTCTTTGGGGATGGTCGTGTTAGGATACGACTCCACGGTGCAAGTGACAGTGGACGATATGATTCACCATGCAAAAGCGGTCCGCCGCGGCGCAAAAGATACGTTTATGGTGGTGGATATGCCTTTCGGTTCTTATCATGGCGATCCGAATGAAGCATTAAAAACCGCCGTTCGCATGATTCAGGAATCCGGCGCGGATGCTTTAAAAGTCGAAGGTGCCGGAGAAGTGCTTTATGTGATAAAAAAATTGGTTCATGCAGGAATTCCGGTTGTAGCACATCTGGGATTGACACCCCAATCGGTTGGTGTGCTTGGAGGATATAAAGTGCAAGGAAAAACGGCTGAACAAGCTCAAGAATTGATTGAAGACGCCCTTCGTTGCCAGGAAGCAGGGGCCATGGCCGTCGTTTTGGAATGCATCCCTCACCAATTGACTGAAATCGTTTCCAAGAAATTGGTGATTCCGACAATCGGCATCGGTGCAGGTCCTGAAGCCGATGGACAAGTACTTGTGTTCCATGATCTGTTAAGATATGGAAAGCACCGTATTCCGAAGTTTGCGAAAGAATTTGCCAATGCGGGAGAACAGATTCAAAAGGGAATTGAAGGGTATGCAAAAGCGGTAAAAGAAGGTTCATTCCCCGCACCTGAACATTGTTTCAATATGAAAGAAGAAGAATTATTCTCGATTTATGGAGGCAAATAATTCATGGAAGTTGTAAAAACAATTGTTGAACTGAAATCTATCGTTAAAAACGTAAAATCAGAGGGAAAAACGATCGGGCTTGTACCAACGATGGGTTATCTTCATGAAGGGCATATGGCGCTTGCCAAAGCGGCAAGAGAAGAAAATGATTTTGTCATTATGAGCATTTTCGTAAACCCTACCCAGTTTGGTCCGAATGAAGACTATGAATCTTATCCGAGAGATTTGGAGAGGGATAAAAAAATTGCGGAGTCCGTCGGGGTGGATGTCGTTTTTGCCCCTTCCGCCGAAGAAATGTATCCGACAGATGGCGGCATCCGGATCCATGCAGGAAGACAGGCGACGATTCTTTGTGGTGCATCAAGACCCGGCCACTTTGACGGGGTGTTGCAAGTGGTGACGAAATTATTCCATCTTGCTGAACCGACAAGAGCCTATTTCGGCCAAAAAGATGCCCAACAAGTGGCCATAGTGACGACGCTTGTCCGGGATTACAATTTCCCATTGGAAATCCGGACAGTTCCAATTGTCCGTGAAGAGGACGGACTTGCAAAATCATCCCGGAACGTCTATTTATCAGAAACTGAACGCAAAGAAGCGCCGGCTATTTATAAAGGATTAAAACTTGCAAAAGAAGAATATCTATCTTCCAATGATGCTGAAAAAGCGGTTCGGGCTGCGAAAGATTATATTTTGGAAAATACAAGTGGACGGATCGATTACGTCGAATTATTGTCCTATCCGGATTTGGCACCGGTGGACGACTCAACGGAACAATTGTTGCTTGCTGCTGCAGTGTATATTGGAAAAACTCGTTTAATTGACAATATTATCTTTTCAAAAAAAGGGGAAATTTAAAATGTTTAGAGAAATGATGAACGCCAAAATTCATCGTGCACAAGTAACGGAAGCGAATTTAAATTATGTGGGTTCCATTACGATTGATGCGGATCTGTTGGATGCTGTCGGCATGCTTCCAAACGAAAAAGTACAAGTGGTGAATAACAACAACGGTGCGCGATTTGAAACATATATCATCCCCGGTGAACGTGGAAGCGGCGTGATTTGCGTCAACGGTGCCGCTGCACGCCTCGTTCAGGAGGGGGATATTGTCATCATTATTTCTTACGCTTATGTGGAGCAGGAAAAACTTGCCGATCACAAACCGACTGTTGCGATTATGGGGGAAGGCAATAGAATCAAAGAAATCATCCATTATGAACCTGAGGCAACAGTGCTATAAGCGACCGGTCAATGGCAAAGATGAAAACCGGACATAGGGCAATCAGGAGCAAATTGGAAAGTCCATATTCCAATTTGCTTTTTTTATTTCTGTACCGTTGAATATTATTTCTGAAAATGATCCATTGTAATGGGGAAATGATGGTTAATAAAATCCGCAACAGAATTAGATTGATTCCCAATTTTATGAATGTTAATTTTTAAATGAGGTGATGAAATGAAAAAATTTGATGTTGCAATTATCGGAGCTGGTGCGGGCGGATATGTGGCGGCCATTTATGCGGCAAGAAGCGGCCTCAACGTTGCTTTGGTGGAGAAAGGAAAAGTGGGTGGAGCCTGCTTTAATTTAGGTTGTATTCCATCAAAAATCATGATCGAGCATTCGAAACTCGTCCAGAAAATGAAGCTTGGACAAGAGTGGGGCATTACGGCGGGTTCAATTGACATCGATTTTCCAAAGCTGATGAAGCGGAAAGATGTCATTATTCAACAATTATTGGAAGATATTCACCGGTATATCGGAAACAACACCATCACTTTTTATGAAGGCAAAGGGGAAGTTTCAAAGGATTTAACGGTGAAAGTAAATGAGGAAACGTTTGAAGCGGAGAACATCATATTGGCGACTGGCAGCAGACCGTTCGTGCCTCCTTTTAAAGGGCTTGAGACGGCAGATTACCACACAACCGATACAATTTTCCATATTAAGGAACTGCCGAAGCAATTAACGATCATTGGCGGCGGAGTCATTTCCATCGAAATGGCTTTCAGTTTGGCGCCATTAGGTACGAAAGTGACAATTTTGAACCATAGCCGGGATATTTTGCAGACGGAAGAGCCGGATGCGCGGCCCATTATCCGTCAAAAATTGTATGATCTGGGAGTGGAACTTGTTCTGGATTTTGATTTTGAAGAAATTCACGGAAATGAAATTGTGACTTCAAGAGGTGTTTATACATACGAAAACTTATTATTTGCGACCGGCAGAAGACCGAATGTGGAAATTGCGGAAGCGCTCGGGTTGGAAATGGATGGGCGCTACATTAAAGTCAATGAATATTATCAGACAAGCATGCCGCATGTGTATGCAATCGGCGATATTATTGGAGGCTATCAATTGGCCCATGCGGCAAGCGCGGAAGGCATCCATGCCATTGAAGCGATCTTGGGGAACAAACCGGAACCGATTGATCAATCGGCGATTCCACGATGTGTTTATTCCACACCGGAAATCGCCACATTCGGGGTCATGGAGGATGAGGTGAATCCCGAAGAGGCAATTGTGACGAAACTTCCGTTTAAATCAAATCCGAAAGCCTTAATGGAAGGCAATTCGGACGGGTTTATTAAATTTATTTCCAGCAAAAAGGACAGCCGCATTTTAGGGGCATGTGTCGTAGGGGATGGTGCAACGGAAATCCTGAATTCCATGCTTGCAGTAAAAGTGGCCGGTGGAACGGCGGAGGATTTGGGGAAAATTATTTTCCCACATCCTACAAAAAGTGAAGTGATTGGAGATGCTGCCAGAACGGTTTTTTGGAGGGGGATTCATATTTGATCTCCGGATGGGCAGGGCGAAAAGGTTAT includes:
- a CDS encoding YitT family protein, with translation MLKDIKIQQIIGIIIGTAIYSFGFVHFNMLNKLGEGGFSGISLILYFTFNLDPAITNIVLNIPIFILGWKLLGRKEFFYSILGILSVSVFLKIFQAYQFPLDLKNDLLLASLFAGVFVGVGLGIIFRCGGTTGGVDIIARLAHKYVGWSMGKTMFLFDTFVLIASWLTFLSSITMMYTLVAVFVGARVIDVVQEGAYAAKGAFIISNEPEEIARTVSEKMGRGITVFHAYGYYTKQHKDVLYCIVGRNEIVQLKSIIRKIDPKAFVSIIDVKDVTGEGFRIEE
- the dapB gene encoding 4-hydroxy-tetrahydrodipicolinate reductase, with amino-acid sequence MTIRVAIAGCRGKMGKEAVKTVVGQEGIELVAALDYKHVGESLAELEMFPADLDVPIYLDLSQLIEETKPDVLIDLTSPHAVYDHVKVSLLHQVRPVVGTTGFTDEQLEELTQLAQEQKTGCIIAPNFAIGAVLMMKFAKEAAKYLPNVEIIELHHDRKLDAPSGTAKKTAQMIAEVREERKQGHPLEEETMAGARGADFEGMRIHSVRLPGLVAHQEVIFGGNGQLLTIRHDSFNRESFMDGIVYCVKKVMELEQLVYGMENIL
- the mgsA gene encoding methylglyoxal synthase yields the protein MKIALIAHDSKKDSLVEFAIAYKEILQQHDLYATGTTGRRIIEEAGLSVTCFRSGPLGGDQQMGAMIANNDMDMVFFFRDPLTAQPHEPDCTALIRLCDVYNIPLATNMGTAEILLKGLQEGFVDWRLIQERKSN
- the bshA gene encoding N-acetyl-alpha-D-glucosaminyl L-malate synthase BshA, which translates into the protein MRKLKIGITCYPTVGGSGVLATELGKKLAERGHEIHFITSSVPFRLKKIYPNVFFHEVEVNNYSVFQYPPYDIALASKMADVILDQNLDVLHVHYAIPHAVCAVLARDMCGENIGIVTTLHGTDISVLGQDSTLAQAIKYGIEKSDIVTAVSNALKEQTYEIIKPNKEIETIYNFVDESVFKPLEEAPLLKKQYGIGEDEKVIIHCSNFRRIKNLPDVVETFIRIRSQIPAKLLLVGDGPEQHRVMVQAKESPYKDDILFLGKQENVEELFSISDLKLLMSEKESFGLVLLEAMACGVPGIGTNVGGIPEVIEHGVNGYIVELGDVQQAAEYAIELLSDENKHADFKKNAIHTVQTKFSAEPIIDHYEELYYRLAALKV
- a CDS encoding CCA tRNA nucleotidyltransferase, with product MKQSNDWEVALRVIDKIEKAGYEAVIVGGAVRDHLLARKIHDVDVATNALPMEIKNIFRNTVDVGIQHGTVIVLDEGSPIEVTTYRTDGTYTDFRRPEEVTFVRDLPKDLERRDFTINAMAYTKDGEIIDLFGGKEDLNNGIIRAVGDANSRFREDALRMLRAVRFAAQLGFSIEESTMNAIQKDSDLIEFIAKERIHMELSKMWVAEYVYLGIKALVESNLALYLPGNFAEHLEAWKPFQAKEPEVGWAYLCLLNRKEMEDIIEFYRYSNKEKSFAKKVIHAYDRFLNRWDEYDYFSNDLTILETAYDFAVWQGKDVPFSKDHIAKVKKLLPIQTMDDFALNGHLLIQWSGKRGGPWVKEALDKALYAVLTGQVKNDEKQLKEWFHNEFIHER
- a CDS encoding biotin--[acetyl-CoA-carboxylase] ligase codes for the protein MNLSMKDKILQRFLSAKGEPISGQQLADELGISRTAIWKHLQTLQEEGYEFVTIKKKGYRLVEVPDRVDAAKISSFLNTKRFGHAIHYFEEIDSTQSVAQQLARQGAEDGTVIIAEEQTGGKGRMQRTWHSAKGKGIWMTIIVRPNIPPHQAPQLTLVAAVSVVLAMKSLYKNFIPVIKWPNDILINGKKCAGILTEMLAEMDRVEGLLIGIGINTNHELDDFPEDIQSIATSIAIEEKQKVDRAQLVAEILKNLEYYTDEYVAHGFKSIKKLWEEHSGTIGKRIKATTIREIIEGQAVGITDEGVLEILLDDGQVKKVYSADIEIQNE
- the panB gene encoding 3-methyl-2-oxobutanoate hydroxymethyltransferase, which encodes MKTTSDFLTMKANGEKIVMITAYDCPSAKYAEEAGVDMILVGDSLGMVVLGYDSTVQVTVDDMIHHAKAVRRGAKDTFMVVDMPFGSYHGDPNEALKTAVRMIQESGADALKVEGAGEVLYVIKKLVHAGIPVVAHLGLTPQSVGVLGGYKVQGKTAEQAQELIEDALRCQEAGAMAVVLECIPHQLTEIVSKKLVIPTIGIGAGPEADGQVLVFHDLLRYGKHRIPKFAKEFANAGEQIQKGIEGYAKAVKEGSFPAPEHCFNMKEEELFSIYGGK
- the panC gene encoding pantoate--beta-alanine ligase, producing the protein MEVVKTIVELKSIVKNVKSEGKTIGLVPTMGYLHEGHMALAKAAREENDFVIMSIFVNPTQFGPNEDYESYPRDLERDKKIAESVGVDVVFAPSAEEMYPTDGGIRIHAGRQATILCGASRPGHFDGVLQVVTKLFHLAEPTRAYFGQKDAQQVAIVTTLVRDYNFPLEIRTVPIVREEDGLAKSSRNVYLSETERKEAPAIYKGLKLAKEEYLSSNDAEKAVRAAKDYILENTSGRIDYVELLSYPDLAPVDDSTEQLLLAAAVYIGKTRLIDNIIFSKKGEI
- the panD gene encoding aspartate 1-decarboxylase, yielding MFREMMNAKIHRAQVTEANLNYVGSITIDADLLDAVGMLPNEKVQVVNNNNGARFETYIIPGERGSGVICVNGAAARLVQEGDIVIIISYAYVEQEKLADHKPTVAIMGEGNRIKEIIHYEPEATVL
- the lpdA gene encoding dihydrolipoyl dehydrogenase, with the translated sequence MKKFDVAIIGAGAGGYVAAIYAARSGLNVALVEKGKVGGACFNLGCIPSKIMIEHSKLVQKMKLGQEWGITAGSIDIDFPKLMKRKDVIIQQLLEDIHRYIGNNTITFYEGKGEVSKDLTVKVNEETFEAENIILATGSRPFVPPFKGLETADYHTTDTIFHIKELPKQLTIIGGGVISIEMAFSLAPLGTKVTILNHSRDILQTEEPDARPIIRQKLYDLGVELVLDFDFEEIHGNEIVTSRGVYTYENLLFATGRRPNVEIAEALGLEMDGRYIKVNEYYQTSMPHVYAIGDIIGGYQLAHAASAEGIHAIEAILGNKPEPIDQSAIPRCVYSTPEIATFGVMEDEVNPEEAIVTKLPFKSNPKALMEGNSDGFIKFISSKKDSRILGACVVGDGATEILNSMLAVKVAGGTAEDLGKIIFPHPTKSEVIGDAARTVFWRGIHI